One Salvelinus namaycush isolate Seneca chromosome 4, SaNama_1.0, whole genome shotgun sequence genomic window carries:
- the LOC120046425 gene encoding proline-rich protein 12-like isoform X1: MDRNYPGTGFGDLGAGWSYERSAKASLVYGSSRSSHPESELLHRQAYGTPHPLQGYATNHHPGSSGQGGAWGAGRSLGLSGLFDTGLHHASPSGPDASVMNLISALESQRGPQPQPSASSLLSQFRTPSWQTAMHTPAPSELFISGSGSFPSSSALSAYQHPASFSSRSFPTLQDTPTFSPTSNGLLSPHDSLLHIKGPSQSSLGFDRLLSSQGPAAAYRGAQDSTGAASSAQASSALHIQSHQFNLLSSQLQDQSSQLYNASVFSSAQAQAQAQAQAQSNSVQERAVPRQDSVIKHYQRPTPSQSQLSSSAAHSLQQYLSCGGAGYQQIAHPRHAGLSCSPLGDQSPSSDHKASSRTEQVYRPIIQPPYSSSTSSSSAVGKGAKSNSSSGYSSASSVSSSRTPHTPPSASSTSSTSSSSSSSASGAHPSNSIPPSSSSSGPSRQQPPTQSAPPAPQQQQPPPTSSTSAQQPLPKHRLSSYSSPAPIVKPPTAALTGQTPPQPQTQSYSPSQPPLSHLPQSYGGFSSPQAQDLSSSGVRKGYGSLGGQSQSYSADVVYGTDSAYGSLPSSLGGEGSPSIGYGPGHSPALLRSGGPSGGGTSGGGASSSSGGGTSGSGGGGATSSMANERGGGGGGSYHIPESIPSPSANSGIIRPGLHSPAPACPTKTPGGTGSNKYISSVLSPTFMSSPQGYPDTRGPRPQSYHPNSNKTKSDPSSMLGVGSQRSQEDVDDDFLIQHLFQAQASPVPQASHHHSQQQQSQQTAQQQAPPQPVSSTTDGAKGLSSYELGKSSEERCHLQSVIRTHSATSSTESGGAVTGLDGQLEMSLKKQQQQQQRNDRRGGGRIEGRGSAEQSHPLLHHSLGSVVHYGRGDPYTQHSLGSQHSSHPQQQHTASHAHLQSLAHMDPQKKPQERSELVYPRKTPEVQQQQHSQSQASASLMDSPTHQSRQTPHLLQSVLSHTTRNKMEPHQQQHSVSQQQAMMDGAGGRMGPNKHQTPTQQASQLQLQLQSQALEAAVAATHYSHGPPQQDQSQSKQQQQSSVVSSLDMLECSLSQTSSTDGGGVEGRRGGGGGGGGSGECRMQQEQQRLSSHHPQHSEVHSLLSEPDMGLSASSQVHHLPQHHQQQQHPNSHHQQSHSGHHSQGHAHPLSNHLPPPSASTHSQQQKSQSHPSQLTLGQQVQLDQQQRSEQHPFDTVSPVEKSVGQSQNHFVPLTSICFPDSLLQDEDRSFFPGMEDMFCSDDYSKSSCTGGSAGPMQGEMNKEGPGDGHEEAMKANSGGGSGGGSGRASYDMHGHHGGDQGYVQYCHGLSESGSSTMDLDSLKTHELPSTVNTEQLGLIQLQGPGGMGVTGPGKLSSSPGGGAGSTGVSPGGLTSPIFCSSRPKKLLKSSSFHLLKERRDPNTLPKKSYAQEYEFEDDEDKDNQPADIRLNSRRLPDLLPDLVSSCRKTGGGAGGGGTLSPLMGDLNFYHSTGYPPLGPPPQLMSQDMVKKRGRKPTKQKREGPPRPRGRPRIRPQPEQHTPCGMLTGEMGGGTGVGGGNGGGMEGKLGRDRGGGCRVRRNDMFMEMTRKDQMQQHHLQQQQHQLHHQAPQHQEPIPPLKIKLPIGSMSSSDDLLRIDSLSGTDPALSDGSVGSAPSLGLSPGPPCGGTDSNRTQNKSKQNSQMLSDGVDGEGMDGRVDEKDSESKAGFMASFMDFLKSGKRPQGLEMPVGMESGHGDASPLKCGGLCVLSPVPPPFGEGEGNGGLALVGCPSPCKRTLDDELKRNLETLPSFSSDEEDSVGKNQDLQKSISSAISALYDTPQLAFQPHPPPPPPQSQPQPRQAQHTSTPLQPPTLSPQTPSHTPHTQLQAAEPAVLLREDREMEENDDEEERKMGGGGNESEVKVMEEEAPEFETLGAPKLEASLPESQEAPVTPPPPSASPAQSFSPSPPPSPLPPLSLPSSPLPPQEAAQQQKSQPLSPLPPFNSSPLHPAPATLPLYPSPLHPASATLPLSSPLPQSSPATDFPKYSPEPRASPEEAPASQVTSLHVAQKQEDAAIAGESEEDESESGGEGIFRERDEFVVRVEDIATMKLALKTGREPPPIWRVQKALLQKFSPEIKAGERQFCATSNYLGYFGDAKRRYQRLYVKFLENVNKKDYVRVCSRRPWHRPSGLRRQALPKIASPPPTTLTPPRAEREQRVAPPREIVQREPRERTRAKIEQREKATAGLKEKQREKEKRVQPSQEKPEKRAAAVATMERGKGKEEKKGGVEKEKMECPPKSKPAKVKAEPPLKKRKKWLKEVPSSSDSDSFEEAASEDEMPVQGGVNNRAMREMFRSYVEMLVSTALDPDMIQALEDTDDELYLPGMRKIDGIIVEQKRRLMRRVNMGTQHQEALHTYPQMAGDTLDSGAVRVRFSGEGYNRKTLNRVKKSLPKPQDLKLSTESCRIYSLYHSLHHYKYHTFLHCKKETNTIEQAAEDPGQEEVVQQCMANHGWLDTLFNSFIELLTLSTKA; this comes from the exons tCTCGTCTATGGGAGCTCCAGATCATCACACCCTGAGTCAGAGCTTCTCCATCGACAAGCCTACGGCACTCCTCACCCTCTGCAGGGCTATGCCACCAATCACCACCCGGGCAGCTCTGGCCAAGGAGGTGCTTGGGGAGCAGGACGGAGTTTGG GGCTCTCTGGACTATTTGACACAGGTCTGCACCACGCCAGCCCCTCTGGCCCAGACGCCTCAGTCATGAATCTGATCTCTGCTCTTGAGTCCCAGCGGGGTCCCCAGCCTCAACCCTCCGCCTCCTCCCTGCTTTCCCAGTTCCGCACTCCGTCCTGGCAGACAG CGATGCACACCCCTGCCCCTTCCGAGCTCTTCATCTCCGGCTCGGGctccttcccctcttcctctgCCCTCTCGGCCTATCAGCACCCGGCCTCCTTCTCCAGCCGCTCCTTCCCCACCCTCCAGGACACTCCCACGTTCAGCCCTACCTCCAACGGACTCCTCTCCCCCCACGACTCTCTGCTGCACATCAAGGGTCCCTCCCAGTCCAGCCTGGGCTTCGACCGCCTCCTGTCCTCTCAGGGCCCCGCCGCAGCCTACCGGGGTGCCCAGGACTCCACAGGCGCCGCCTCCTCGGCCCAGGCCTCGTCGGCGCTACACATCCAGTCCCATCAGTTCAACCTGCTGTCCTCCCAGCTGCAGGACCAGTCCTCCCAGTTGTACAACGCTTCAGTGTTCTCCTCAGCCCAAGCTCAGGCTCAGGCCCAAGCTCAGGCCCAATCTAACTCGGTTCAGGAGAGGGCTGTGCCCCGGCAGGACAGCGTAATCAAGCACTACCAGCGGCCCACGCCGTCCCAGTCACAGCTCTCCTCCTCGGCAGCCCACTCCCTGCAGCAGTACCTCAGCTGCGGAGGAGCCGGGTACCAGCAGATAGCCCACCCCCGGCATGCCGGCCTCTCCTGCAGCCCCCTGGGTGACCAGAGTCCCTCCTCGGACCACAAGGCCTCGTCCCGGACAGAACAGGTTTATCGGCCAATCATCCAGCCCCCTTACtcgtcctccacctcctcctcttcagcaGTGGGGAAGGGCGCCAAGAGCAACTCCAGCAGCGGCTACTCCTCGGCCAGCTCGGTGTCCTCCTCCCGCACCCCTCACACGCCCCCTTCTGCGTCCTCCACTTCTTcgacctcctcttcttcttcctcctctgccTCGGGGGCCCACCCCTCCAACTCCATCCCCCCCTCCAGCTCTAGCTCGGGCCCCTCTAGACAGCAGCCTCCCACCCAGAGCGCTCCCCCAGCTCCCCAGCAGCAACAGCCCCCTCCAACCTCATCCACGTCTGCCCAGCAGCCCTTACCCAAGCACAGGCTCTCGAGCTACAGCTCACCAGCACCCATTGTGAAACCCCCCACCGCTGCCCTCACAGGCCAAACACCGCCGCAACCGCAGACCCAGTCATACTCACCCAGTcagccccctctctcccacctcccccAGTCCTATGGCGGCTTCAGCTCCCCTCAGGCCCAAGACCTGAGCTCATCCGGGGTAAGAAAAGGCTATGGGAGCCTGGGAGGGCAAAGCCAGTCGTACTCGGCGGATGTGGTATACGGGACTGACTCTGCTTACggttccctcccctcctctctaggCGGAGAGGGAAGTCCGTCAATAGGTTACGGCCCAGGCCACTCCCCCGCCCTTTTACGGTCGGGTGGGCCGTCTGGGGGTGGAACCTCAGGAGGCGGTGCTAGTAGCAGCTCAGGAGGTGGGACTTCCGGCTCAGGAGGAGGAGGTGCCACGAGCAGTATGGCAAATGAGAGAGGAGGTGGCGGAGGAGGGTCTTACCATATCCCTGAGTCGATCCCCTCTCCGTCGGCCAACTCTGGGATCATCCGTCCAGGGTTGCACTCCCCCGCCCCTGCCTGCCCCACCAAGACCCCAGGAGGAACGGGCTCCAACAAATACATCTCCTCTGTCCTTTCCCCCACCTTCATGTCCTCCCCTCAGGGCTACCCTGACACCAGAGGCCCTCGGCCCCAGTCCTACCACCCCAACTCCAACAAGACCAAATCTGACCCCAGCAGCATGCTAGGTGTGGGCTCTCAGAGGTCTCAAGAGGACGTGGATGACGACTTCTTGATCCAGCACCTTTTCCAAGCCCAGGCCAGTCCAGTGCCCCAGGCGTCCCACCACCACTCCCAGCAGCAACAATCTCAACAGACGGCCCAACAGCAGGCACCTCCCCAGCCCGTCTCCTCCACCACAGATGGCGCCAAAGGGCTGTCTTCCTATGAGCTGGGAAAGAGCTCTGAGGAGAGGTGCCACCTCCAGAGCGTTATCCGCACTCACAGCGCCACCTCCAGCACAGAATCTGGCGGGGCGGTTACTGGCCTAGACGGACAGCTGGAGATGTCTCTCAAgaaacagcagcaacaacaacagaggAATGACAGACGAGGCGGTGGCAGGATTGAAGGAAGAGGAAGTGCTGAGCAAAGccaccccctcctccaccacTCTCTGGGATCAGTGGTGCACTACGGCCGCGGCGACCCATACACCCAGCACTCCCTGGGCTCCCAACACTCCTCTCACCCGCAGCAACAGCACACCGCCTCCCATGCCCACCTTCAATCCCTCGCTCACATGGACCCGCAGAAGAAGCCACAAGAGCGCTCGGAGCTGGTGTACCCACGCAAGACCCCCGAGGTCCAGCAGCAACAGCACTCTCAGTCTCAAGCCTCAGCCTCCCTCATGGATTCCCCCACACACCAGTCCCGCCAAACGCCCCACCTGCTCCAGTCTGTGCTGTCCCACACCACCCGCAACAAGATGGAGCCCCATCAGCAGCAGCATTCGGTGAGCCAACAACAAGCTATGATGGATGGAGCCGGAGGGCGAATGGGCCCGAATAAACACCAGACTCCTACCCAGCAGGCTTCCCAGCTTCAGCTACAACTCCAGTCCCAGGCTTTGGAGGCCGCAGTAGCGGCCACTCACTACAGCCACGGACCTCCTCAGCAGGACCAGAGCCAGTCCAAGCAACAACAGCAGAGCTCGGTGGTGTCCTCCCTGGACATGCTGGAGTGCTCGCTCTCCCAGACCTCCAGTACGGATGgagggggagtggaggggaggcgaggaggaggtggtggtggtggagggagcgGAGAGTGCCGCATGCAACAAGAGCAGCAGAGGCTCTCGTCCCACCACCCTCAACACTCAGAGGTCCACTCATTACTCTCTGAGCCCGATATGGGCTTATCCGCCTCCTCGCAAGTGCACCACCTCCCCCAGCACCATCAACAACAGCAACACCCCAACTCACACCACCAGCAAAGCCACTCAGGGCACCACTCCCAAGGCCATGCTCACCCCCTGTCCAACCACTTGCCCCCTCCCTCAGCTTCCACCCACTCACAGCAACAGAAGTCCCAGTCCCACCCTTCCCAGCTCACCCTAGGACAGCAGGTCCAATTGGACCAGCAACAGCGCTCTGAGCAGCACCCGTTTGACACGGTCAGCCCCGTGGAGAAAAGCGTCGGCCAGAGCCAGAATCACTTCGTCCCGCTCACCTCCATCTGCTTCCCGGACTCGCTCCTGCAAGACGAGGACCGCTCCTTCTTCCCTGGCATGGAGGACATGTTCTGCTCTGACGACTACTCCAAGTCGAGCTGCACCGGAGGAAGCGCAGGCCCAATGCAGGGGGAGATGAACAAAGAGGGACCAGGAGATGGCCATGAGGAGGCCATGAAGGCTAATTCAGGTGGAGGAAGTGGAGGGGGAAGCGGAAGAGCCAGCTACGACATGCATGGCCACCACGGCGGTGACCAGGGCTACGTGCAGTACTGCCACGGTCTCTCCGAGTCAGGCAGCAGCACCATGGACCTGGACTCCCTCAAGACCCACGAGCTGCCCTCCACCGTCAATACGGAGCAGCTGGGCCTGATCCAGTTGCAGGGCCCCGGAGGCATGGGTGTCACTGGCCCGGGGAAATTGTCCTCGAGTCCAGGCGGGGGCGCTGGCAGTACTGGTGTCAGTCCTGGAGGCCTCACCTCACCCATCTTCTGCTCATCGCGCCCCAAGAAGCTACTCAAGTCGAGCTCGTTCCATCTGCTCAAGGAGCGCCGGGACCCCAACACGCTGCCCAAGAAGAGCTACGCGCAAGAGTACGAGTTCGAGGATGACGAGGACAAGGACAACCAGCCGGCAGATATCCGCCTGAACAGCCGCCGGCTCCCCGACCTCCTCCCCGACCTGGTCTCCAGTTGCCGTAAGACAGGAGGTGGGGCTGGAGGAGGAGGCACACTCAGCCCCCTCATGGGAGACCTTAACTTCTACCACTCGACAGGTTACCCCCCCCTCGGCCCCCCTCCCCAGCTCATGTCGCAGGACATGGTCAAGAAGAGGGGCCGTAAGCCCACCAAGCAAAAGAGAGAGGGGCCTCCCAGGCCCAGGGGTAGGCCTCGCATTCGCCCGCAGCCAGAGCAGCACACGCCCTGCGGAATGTTGACTGGTGAGATGGGAGGAGGAACCGGAGTTGGAGGGGGGaatggaggaggaatggagggtaAACTGGGCAGGGACCGTGGTGGTGGATGCCGGGTGAGGAGAAATGACATGTTTATGGAGATGACTAGGAAGGACCAGATGCAGCAACACCACCTTCAGCAACAACAGCATCAGCTCCACCACCAGGCTCCACAGCATCAGGAGCCCATACCACCTCTCAAG ATCAAACTGCCCATCGGCTCCATGTCCTCTTCCGACGACCTGCTGAGGATAGACTCTCTGTCTGGTACAGACCCCGCTCTGTCGGACGGCTCGGTGGGCTCGGCTCCCTCCCTTGGCCTGAGTCCCGGACCCCCGTGCGGAGGGACAGACTCCAACAGGACCCAGAACAAGAGCAAGCAGAACAGCCAGATGCTGAGTGATGGAGTGGACGGAGAAGGGATGGATGGAAGG GTGGATGAGAAGGATTCGGAATCCAAGGCGGGTTTCATGGCCTCCTTCATGGACTTCCTCAAGTCGGGAAAGAGACCTCAGGGCTTGGAAATGCCTGTGGGAATGGAATCAGGACATGGTGACGCCTCACCGCTCAAATGTGGAGGGCTCTGTGTCTTGTCTCCAGTGCCACCTCCATTCGGGGAGGGTGAGGGCAACGGCGGCCTGGCCCTGGTTGGCTGCCCCAGCCCCTGCAAGCGCACCCTGGATGACGAGCTGAAGAGGAACCTGGAGACGCTGCCCTCAttctcctcggacgaggaggattCGGTGGGCAAGAACCAGGACCTGCAGAAGAGCATCTCCTCAGCCATCTCGGCTCTCTACGATACACCGCAGCTGGCCTTCCAGCcgcaccctcctcctcccccaccccaGTCCCAACCCCAACCCAGGCAGGCCCAGCACACATCGACCCCTCTGCAGCCCCCCACCCTCAGCCCCCAGACCCCCTCACACACCCCTCACACCCAGCTCCAGGCGGCCGAGCCGGCTGTGCTACTTCGAGAGGACCGGGAGATGGAGGAgaatgatgatgaggaggagaggaagatgggAGGAGGGGGTAATGAGAGTGAAGTGAAGGTTATGGAAGAGGAGGCGCCAGAGTTTGAAACACTTGGTGCACCCAAATTAGAAG CTTCCCTCCCAGAGTCCCAGGAGGCACCAGTCACACCCCCACCTCCCTCCGCCTCCCCCGCTcaatccttctctccctctcccccgccTTCCCCcttacctcccctctctctcccttcatcaccCCTGCCGCCACAAGAAGCAGCACAACAGCAGAAGTCCCAACCTCTGAGCCCCCTCCCTCCTTTCAATTCCTCCCCTCTTCATCCTGCTCCCGcaaccctccctctctatccctcccctctTCATCCTGCTTCtgccactctccctctctcctccccacttccTCAGTCATCCCCGGCCACGGATTTCCCCAAGTACTCACCGGAGCCCCGCGCATCCCCGGAAGAAGCCCCTGCCTCTCAGGTCACCTCACTGCACGTGGCTCAAAAGCAGGAGGATGCCGCCATCGCCGGAGAGAGCGAGGAGGACGAGAGCGAGAGCGGAGGTGAAGGCATTTTCCGAGAGAGGGACGAGTTTGTGGTGCGTGTGGAAGACATTGCAACTATGAAG CTGGCCCTGAAGACCGGTCGAGAGCCTCCCCCCATCTGGAGGGTGCAGAAAGCCCTGCTGCAGAAGTTCAGCCCTGAGATCAAGGCCGGAGAGAGGCAGTTCTGTGCCACCAGCAAC TATCTGGGCTATTTTGGAGATGCCAAGAGGCGGTACCAGCGCCTGTACGTCAAGTTCCTGGAGAACGTTAACAAGAAGGACTACGTGAGAGTGTGCTCTCGACGACCCTGGCACAGACCATCTGGACTGAG GCGACAGGCCCTCCCCAAAATAGCGTCCCCGCCTCCCACCACCCTGACCCCGCCTCGAGCCGAGAGGGAGCAGCGAGTGGCACCGCCGCGTGAGATAGTGCAGCGCGAACCGAGGGAGAGAACAAGGGCAAAGATCGAACAGCGAGAAAAGGCAACCGCGGGGTTGAAAGAGaagcagagggagaaagagaagagggtgCAGCCATCTCAGGAGAAGCCTGAGAAACGGGCCGCCGCAGTGGCAACGATGGAACGAGggaaggggaaagaggagaagaaaggaggagTGGAGAAAGAGAAGATGGAGTGCCCTCCCAAGTCGAAGCCAGCCAAGGTCAAGGCAGAGCCTCCTCTGAAAAAGAGGAAGAAGTGGCTGAAGGAGGTCCCCTCGTCATCTGATTCAGACTCGTTCGAGGAGGCAGCCAGTGAGGATGAGA TGCCAGTGCAAGGCGGGGTGAACAACCGGGCGATGCGCGAGATGTTTAGGAGCTATGTGGAGATGCTGGTCAGCACGGCCCTGGACCCCGACATGATCCAAGCCCTGGAGGATACAGACG ATGAGCTGTACCTCCCCGGGATGAGGAAGATTGACGGCATCATTGTGGAACAGAAGAGGAGGCTGATGAGGAGAGTTAACATGGGTACTCAGCACCAG GAGGCCCTGCACACGTACCCTCAGATGGCGGGGGACACCCTGGACTCAGGAGCTGTGAGGGTGCGGTTCAGTGGGGAGGGCTACAACCGCAAGACTCTCAACAGAGTCAAGAAGAGCCTACCCAaaccacag GACCTTAAACTGTCAACAGAGTCATGTCGGATCTACAGCCTCTATCACTCCCTGCATCATTATAAATATCATACTTTCTTACATTGTAAGAAAGAG ACCAATACTATAGAGCAGGCAGCTGAGGACCCTGGGCAGGAGGAGGTGGTGCAGCAGTGTATGGCCAACCATGGCTGGCTGGACACACTCTTCAACTCCTTCATCGAGCTGCTCACACTCAGCACCAAGGCCTGA